From the genome of Streptomyces spinoverrucosus:
ACATCGAGGTGGTCGGCGAGGCGTCCGACGGCGAGCAGGCGGTGGCGCTGGCCCACGAACTGCGGCCCGACCTGGTGCTGATGGACATTCAGATGCCGCGCCTGGACGGGGTGTCGGCGACCCGTCAGGTGGTGGCGGAGGGGCTGGCCGACGTCCTCGTCCTGACCACCTTCGACCTCGACGAGTACGTGTTCGGCGCGCTGCGCGCCGGCGCCTCCGGTTTCCTGCTGAAGAACACGGACGCGAAGGATCTGCTGGAGGCGGTACGGACGGTGGCGCGCGGCGAGGGCCTGATCGCACCGGCGGTCACGCGCCGGCTCATCGCCGAGTTCGCCGCCAAGCCGGTACGGGAGCCCAAGGCCGACCCCTCGGTGCTGGACACCCTCACCCGGCGTGAGCGGGAGGTGCTGTCCTGTCTCGGCGAGGGGCTGTCCAACGCCGATGTCGCGGCCCGCCTGGACATGGCGGAGGCGACGGTGAAGACGCACGTCAGCCGGTTGCTGGGGAAGCTGGAGCTGCGCAGTCGGGTCCAAGCCGCCGTACTGGCGCAGGAGTTGGGGATCTAACGCACTTTTGGGGCAGTGGTCCAGACCTATTGACCTAAGGTCCAGACCTTTCTATTCTCGCGGCACTGTGGGCCTGATGGCTCAGTCATGCCCCCGACAACCTCATAAGGAGGCGCAGCATGCGCTTCAGACACAGAGCCGCGGCAGGGTTCGCGACCCTGCTGCTCCCGCTGGCCGGGCTCGTAGGCCTCGCGAGCCCCGCCCAGGCCGCCACGTCCGCCACCGCCACCTACGCCAAGACCCAGGACTGGGGCACCGGCTTCGAGGGCAAGTGGACCGTCAAGAACACCGGCGACACCACCATCAACTCCTGGACCGTGGAGTGGGACTTCCCCTCCGGTACGTCCGTCACCTCCGCCTGGGACGCCGACGTCACCTCCTCCGGCACCCACTGGACCGCCAAGAACAAGTCCTGGAACGGCACCCTCGCCCCCGGCGCCTCCGTCTCGTTCGGCTTCAACGGCACCGGCTCCGGCTCCCCCGCCAACTGCAAGCTGAACGGCGGCAGCTGTGACGGCGGCTCCGTCCCCGGCGACAACCCGCCGAGCGCCCCCGGCACGCCCTCCGCCTCCGACATCACCAACACGTCGGTGAAGCTCACCTGGAGCGCCGCCACCGACGACAAGGGCATCAAGAACTACGACGTCCTGCGCGGCGGCACCAAGGTCGCGACCGTCACCGGGACGACCTACACGGACACCGGCCTGACCGCCGGCACCGACTACTCGTACACCGTCCAGGCCCGGGACACCGCCGACCAGACCGGCCCGGTCTCCGGCGCCCGCGCGGTGCGCACCACCGGCGGCGGCACCGACCCGGGCCCCGGCCCCGGCTCGAAGGTCAACCTCGGCTACTTCGTCGAGTGGGGCGTCTACGGCCGCAACTACCACGTCAAGAACCTGGACACTTCGGGCTCCGCCTCGAAGATCACCCACATCAACTACGCGTTCGGCAACGTCAAGAACGGTCAGTGCACCGTCGACGACACCTACGCCGCCTACGACAAGGCCTACACCGCCGACCAGTCCGTCAGCGGCACCGCCGACACCTGGGACCAGCCGCTGCGCGGCAACTTCAACCAGCTGCGCCAGCTGAAGGCGAAGTACCCGCACATCAAGGTGCTGTACTCCTTCGGCGGCTGGACCTACTCCGGCGGCTTCGGCCAGGCCGCGCAGAACCCGGCCGCGTTCGCCAAGTCCTGCAAGGCCGTCGTGGAGGACCCGCGCTGGGCCGACGTCTTCGACGGCATCGACATCGACTGGGAGTACCCGAACGCCTGCGGCCTGACCTGCGACACCTCGGGTCCTGCGGCCTTCAGGAACCTGATGTCCGCCCTGCGCACCGAGTTCGGCTCCAACTACCTGGTCACCGCGGCCATCACCGCCGACGGCTCCAGCGGCGGCAAGCTCGACGCGGCCGACTACGGTGGCGCCGCCCAGTACCTCGACTGGTACAACGTGATGACGTACGACTACTTCGGCGCCTGGGCCGCGCAGGGCCCCACCGCCCCGCACTCCCCGCTGACCTCGTACCCCGGCATCCCGACCGCGGGCTTCAACTCCGCCGACGCGATCGCCAAGCTGAAGTCGAAGGGCGTCCCGTCCGCCAAGCTGCTGCTCGGCATCGGCTTCTACGGCCGCGGCTGGACCGGCGTCACCCAGTCCGCCCCCGGCGGCACGGCGACCGGCGCGGCCCCCGGCACCTACGAGGCGGGCATCGAGGACTACAAGGTCCTGAAGAACTCCTGCCCGGCCACCGGCACCATCGCCGGCACGGCCTACGCGCACTGCGGCAGCAACTGGTGGTCCTACGACACCCCGTCGACGATCGCCGGGAAGATGACCTGGGCCAAGAACCAGGGCCTGGGCGGCGCGTTCTTCTGGGAGTTCAGCGGTGACACCAGCAACGGTGAACTGGTGAACGCCATCAGCAACGGGCTGAAGTAACACCCTTAGGCGACATTGACGCTCCCCCAGACTTCGTCCGGGGGGACCCCCACCCAGCGAGTGAATGTGGCTACGCCACATTCACTCGCTGTCCGGGCGGGGCTGCCTCCAGCCACGCGAGGAAACCGGTCAGCGCGTCTTCGCTCATGGCGAGTTCGAGGCGCGTGCCCCGGTGCAGACAGGCGAGGATCACCGCGTCGGAGAGCAGCGCCAGCTCCTCCTCGCCCTCGGGGAGCCTACGGCCGGCCACCTCGATCGCGGAGCGCTCCAGGATGCGGCGCGGGCGAGGGGCATAGGAGAAGACGCGGAACCACTCGACGCGGTCGCCGCTGTAGCGGGCCACGCCGTAGGCCCAGCCCTTGCCGCCGGTGTCGGGTTTCTCGGGGACGTCCCAGCGCAGGGAGCAGTCGAAGGTGCCGCCGGAGCGCTGGATGAGCCTGCGGCGCAGGCCGAAGACGAAGAGTCCCAGCACCACCAGGGCGACGACAATTCCGCACACAGTCAGAGCGAGGACCATCGACACCGACCTCCTCGTCTCCTAGGTAACGGAACGGAAAAAACACCCATATCTGCCTCAGCCGCGGTCGGCTCCGGATTGCTCCGGTGCCGACCGCGGCTGAGTGACGTCATCGCATGCCGGGGTGGGTCAACGCGCCGCCGACGCCGCACGAAGTCGGACGTCCGCGCGGCGCTGGGCCTCGGCGTCGTCCTCCG
Proteins encoded in this window:
- a CDS encoding glycoside hydrolase family 18 chitinase, whose protein sequence is MRFRHRAAAGFATLLLPLAGLVGLASPAQAATSATATYAKTQDWGTGFEGKWTVKNTGDTTINSWTVEWDFPSGTSVTSAWDADVTSSGTHWTAKNKSWNGTLAPGASVSFGFNGTGSGSPANCKLNGGSCDGGSVPGDNPPSAPGTPSASDITNTSVKLTWSAATDDKGIKNYDVLRGGTKVATVTGTTYTDTGLTAGTDYSYTVQARDTADQTGPVSGARAVRTTGGGTDPGPGPGSKVNLGYFVEWGVYGRNYHVKNLDTSGSASKITHINYAFGNVKNGQCTVDDTYAAYDKAYTADQSVSGTADTWDQPLRGNFNQLRQLKAKYPHIKVLYSFGGWTYSGGFGQAAQNPAAFAKSCKAVVEDPRWADVFDGIDIDWEYPNACGLTCDTSGPAAFRNLMSALRTEFGSNYLVTAAITADGSSGGKLDAADYGGAAQYLDWYNVMTYDYFGAWAAQGPTAPHSPLTSYPGIPTAGFNSADAIAKLKSKGVPSAKLLLGIGFYGRGWTGVTQSAPGGTATGAAPGTYEAGIEDYKVLKNSCPATGTIAGTAYAHCGSNWWSYDTPSTIAGKMTWAKNQGLGGAFFWEFSGDTSNGELVNAISNGLK
- a CDS encoding response regulator; translated protein: MIRVLVAEDQSAVRAGLVLILRSAPDIEVVGEASDGEQAVALAHELRPDLVLMDIQMPRLDGVSATRQVVAEGLADVLVLTTFDLDEYVFGALRAGASGFLLKNTDAKDLLEAVRTVARGEGLIAPAVTRRLIAEFAAKPVREPKADPSVLDTLTRREREVLSCLGEGLSNADVAARLDMAEATVKTHVSRLLGKLELRSRVQAAVLAQELGI
- a CDS encoding DUF2550 domain-containing protein is translated as MVLALTVCGIVVALVVLGLFVFGLRRRLIQRSGGTFDCSLRWDVPEKPDTGGKGWAYGVARYSGDRVEWFRVFSYAPRPRRILERSAIEVAGRRLPEGEEELALLSDAVILACLHRGTRLELAMSEDALTGFLAWLEAAPPGQRVNVA